A single window of Salvia splendens isolate huo1 chromosome 8, SspV2, whole genome shotgun sequence DNA harbors:
- the LOC121743439 gene encoding uncharacterized protein LOC121743439: MPQTLEIGSDDIEPVGSQIPIQVPSSHISIGDGPQTPKTTSFLQSLMLYPATDGTFQNQEMLHILLMQLSLPSILGQKPLISFGDALDMYHTISEKELRRS, translated from the exons ATGCCCCAGACACTGGAAATTGGCTCTGACGATATAGAACCTGTTGGATCCCAGATTCCCATACAAG TTCCTTCATCTCACATTTCAATTGGTGATGGTCCACAAACTCCGAAAACGACATCATTCCTTCAGTCTCTCATGCTTTACCCAGCTACTGATGGAACCTTCCA GAACCAGGAAATGCTGCACATCCTACTAATGCAGCTCAGTCTTCCGAGCATCCTGGGACAAAAGCCACTTATAAGCTTTGGTGATGCATTAGATATGTACCATACCATCTCAGAGAAG GAGTTGAGGAGGAGCTAA